The following proteins are encoded in a genomic region of Pectinophora gossypiella chromosome 6, ilPecGoss1.1, whole genome shotgun sequence:
- the LOC126367421 gene encoding glycerol kinase-like isoform X1, translating into MREFGKFGPLIGAIDEGTSNVKFLIFAANTSEVLTYHQVTLKRFSPQEGWVEQDALEILNAVIECIEVTADNLRKLDINPEDVVGIGITNQRETTIAWNSVTGQPLYSAIVWLDVRTSKIVDELTKTKGAQCVHAVTQTSGLPLSTYFSSVKLKWLLQNVTAVKEAVDVGECMAGTVDSWLIWNLTGGVHGGIHATDVTNASRTQLMSLRSLQWDKSLLRFFNIPPQILPKIKSSAEIYGYISSGPLLGVPIAGCLGDQQAALVGQGCMRFGQVKCTFGTGCFLLYNTGDSIVHSQNGLLTTVAYKLGPDAPPVYALEGSVAIAGDTLQWLQQGLEIMNDVSDTEAQAGSVDDEEDGSICFVPAFNGLYSPHWRKDARGSLVSRVMCGLTSKTRREHIVRAALEAVCHQTQSVTTAMAADCAPLHRLLADGGMAQNTLFMQMQADILGIPVIRPLMMESTSLGVAIVAGRALRVWPTSTPSPPADTFIPAMTSEEREIRRVRWETALEKCMGWVTDSSQACEVEPLVEEPDRTTAVLPPGLFFIGTALLMIIADKLKSL; encoded by the exons ATGCGTGAGTTCGGAAAATTTGGTCCTTTAATTGGCGCCATCGATGAAGGAACTTCAAACGTAAAATTTCTG ATATTCGCAGCAAATACTTCGGAAGTTCTCACATATCAccaagtcacgttaaaaagatTCAGCCCGCAGGAAGGGTGGGTAGAGCAAGATGCTTTAGAAATTCTAAATGCTGTCATAGAATGTATAGAG gTAACAGCCGACAATCTACGAAAGCTCGACATTAACCCAGAGGATGTTGTTGGAATCGGCATCACAAATCAAAGAGAAACCACCATAGCCTGGAACTCAGTAACAGGACAACCACTTTATAGTGCCATAG TTTGGTTAGATGTAAGAACTTCAAAGATTGTTGATGAATTAACCAAAACGAAGGGAGCACAGTGCGTGCATGCTGTCACTCAAACCAGTGGGCTTCCGTTATCAACATATTTCTCATCTGTTAAGTTAAAATGGCTGTTACAAAATGTGACCGCTGTAAAAGAAGCAGTGGATGTGGGGGAGTGTATGGCAGGCACTGTGGACTCCTGGTTGATATGG AACCTTACAGGAGGTGTTCATGGTGGCATTCATGCTACAGATGTGACCAATGCTTCCCGAACACAACTCATGTCACTTAGAAGCTTACAATGGGATAAGTCACTGTTACGGTTCTTTAACATACCACCACAAATTTTACCAAAGATAAAAAGTTCTGCTGAAATATATGGATATATTTCATCGGGACCTCTCCTAGGTGTGCCTATTGCTGGG TGTCTTGGAGATCAGCAAGCAGCTCTAGTCGGCCAAGGTTGTATGAGATTTGGACAAGTTAAATGTACTTTCGGCACtggatgttttcttttatacaACACAG GCGATTCCATAGTTCATTCACAAAATGGACTACTAACGACAGTCGCTTATAAGCTCGGCCCTGATGCACCCCCTGTGTACGCTTTAGAAGGATCGGTAGCCATTGCAG GAGACACATTACAATGGCTACAACAGGGCTTAGAAATAATGAACGATGTGTCGGACACGGAAGCCCAAGCGGGTTCAGTAGATGACGAAGAAGACGGAAGCATTTGTTTCGTTCCAGCATTTAATGGCCTATATTCGCCGCATTGGAGAAAAGATGCCAGAGg TTCATTGGTTTCCAGAGTAATGTGCGGTTTGACCAGCAAAACCCGGCGGGAACATATAGTGCGGGCTGCATTGGAGGCGGTTTGCCACCAAACACAATCGGTGACCACAGCGATGGCTGCGGACTGCGCGCCGTTGCACCGCTTGCTTGCTGACGGTGGCATGGCGCAGAACACTTTGTTTATGCAAATGCAAGCCGATATTCTTGGGATTCCTGTG ATCCGTCCTTTGATGATGGAGAGCACATCTTTGGGAGTAGCGATAGTGGCAGGGCGGGCGCTGCGGGTGTGGCCAACCTCGACTCCTAGTCCGCCAGCTGATACGTTCATACCAGCTATGACCAGCGAAG AACGTGAGATTCGGCGAGTCAGATGGGAAACGGCGCTCGAAAAATGCATGGGCTGGGTAACTGATAGCTCCCAGGCTTGTGAAGTGGAACCTCTAGTCGAAGAGCCAGATAGAACAACTGCAGTCCTACCTCCTGGACTATTTTTTATAGGTACTGCGCTTCTAATGATAATAGCAGATAAACTTAAATCCCTTTAG
- the LOC126367421 gene encoding glycerol kinase-like isoform X2, with the protein MREFGKFGPLIGAIDEGTSNVKFLIFAANTSEVLTYHQVTLKRFSPQEGWVEQDALEILNAVIECIEVTADNLRKLDINPEDVVGIGITNQRETTIAWNSVTGQPLYSAIVWLDVRTSKIVDELTKTKGAQCVHAVTQTSGLPLSTYFSSVKLKWLLQNVTAVKEAVDVGECMAGTVDSWLIWNLTGGVHGGIHATDVTNASRTQLMSLRSLQWDKSLLRFFNIPPQILPKIKSSAEIYGYISSGPLLGVPIAGCLGDQQAALVGQGCMRFGQVKCTFGTGCFLLYNTGDSIVHSQNGLLTTVAYKLGPDAPPVYALEGSVAIAGDTLQWLQQGLEIMNDVSDTEAQAGSVDDEEDGSICFVPAFNGLYSPHWRKDARGVMCGLTSKTRREHIVRAALEAVCHQTQSVTTAMAADCAPLHRLLADGGMAQNTLFMQMQADILGIPVIRPLMMESTSLGVAIVAGRALRVWPTSTPSPPADTFIPAMTSEEREIRRVRWETALEKCMGWVTDSSQACEVEPLVEEPDRTTAVLPPGLFFIGTALLMIIADKLKSL; encoded by the exons ATGCGTGAGTTCGGAAAATTTGGTCCTTTAATTGGCGCCATCGATGAAGGAACTTCAAACGTAAAATTTCTG ATATTCGCAGCAAATACTTCGGAAGTTCTCACATATCAccaagtcacgttaaaaagatTCAGCCCGCAGGAAGGGTGGGTAGAGCAAGATGCTTTAGAAATTCTAAATGCTGTCATAGAATGTATAGAG gTAACAGCCGACAATCTACGAAAGCTCGACATTAACCCAGAGGATGTTGTTGGAATCGGCATCACAAATCAAAGAGAAACCACCATAGCCTGGAACTCAGTAACAGGACAACCACTTTATAGTGCCATAG TTTGGTTAGATGTAAGAACTTCAAAGATTGTTGATGAATTAACCAAAACGAAGGGAGCACAGTGCGTGCATGCTGTCACTCAAACCAGTGGGCTTCCGTTATCAACATATTTCTCATCTGTTAAGTTAAAATGGCTGTTACAAAATGTGACCGCTGTAAAAGAAGCAGTGGATGTGGGGGAGTGTATGGCAGGCACTGTGGACTCCTGGTTGATATGG AACCTTACAGGAGGTGTTCATGGTGGCATTCATGCTACAGATGTGACCAATGCTTCCCGAACACAACTCATGTCACTTAGAAGCTTACAATGGGATAAGTCACTGTTACGGTTCTTTAACATACCACCACAAATTTTACCAAAGATAAAAAGTTCTGCTGAAATATATGGATATATTTCATCGGGACCTCTCCTAGGTGTGCCTATTGCTGGG TGTCTTGGAGATCAGCAAGCAGCTCTAGTCGGCCAAGGTTGTATGAGATTTGGACAAGTTAAATGTACTTTCGGCACtggatgttttcttttatacaACACAG GCGATTCCATAGTTCATTCACAAAATGGACTACTAACGACAGTCGCTTATAAGCTCGGCCCTGATGCACCCCCTGTGTACGCTTTAGAAGGATCGGTAGCCATTGCAG GAGACACATTACAATGGCTACAACAGGGCTTAGAAATAATGAACGATGTGTCGGACACGGAAGCCCAAGCGGGTTCAGTAGATGACGAAGAAGACGGAAGCATTTGTTTCGTTCCAGCATTTAATGGCCTATATTCGCCGCATTGGAGAAAAGATGCCAGAGg AGTAATGTGCGGTTTGACCAGCAAAACCCGGCGGGAACATATAGTGCGGGCTGCATTGGAGGCGGTTTGCCACCAAACACAATCGGTGACCACAGCGATGGCTGCGGACTGCGCGCCGTTGCACCGCTTGCTTGCTGACGGTGGCATGGCGCAGAACACTTTGTTTATGCAAATGCAAGCCGATATTCTTGGGATTCCTGTG ATCCGTCCTTTGATGATGGAGAGCACATCTTTGGGAGTAGCGATAGTGGCAGGGCGGGCGCTGCGGGTGTGGCCAACCTCGACTCCTAGTCCGCCAGCTGATACGTTCATACCAGCTATGACCAGCGAAG AACGTGAGATTCGGCGAGTCAGATGGGAAACGGCGCTCGAAAAATGCATGGGCTGGGTAACTGATAGCTCCCAGGCTTGTGAAGTGGAACCTCTAGTCGAAGAGCCAGATAGAACAACTGCAGTCCTACCTCCTGGACTATTTTTTATAGGTACTGCGCTTCTAATGATAATAGCAGATAAACTTAAATCCCTTTAG
- the LOC126367423 gene encoding RNA-splicing ligase RtcB homolog: MVVRSYNEELKYLEKINPYCWRIKKGFQPNMNVEGVFYVNEHLEKLMLEELRNSCRPGMTGGFLPGVKQIANVAALPGIVGRSIGLPDVHSGYGFAIGNMAAFDMSDPKSIVSPGGVGFDINCGVRLVRTNLQEKDVLPVKEQLAQSLFDHIPVGVGSKGIIPMNARDMEEALEMGMDWSLREGYVWAEDKEHCEEYGRMLNADPSKVSLRAKKRGLPQLGTLGAGNHYAEIQVVDEIYDKYAAGKMGLERIGQVCVMIHSGSRGFGHQVATDALVQMEKAMKRDNIETNDRQLACARINSPEGQDYLKAMAAAANFAWVNRSSMTFLTRQAFAKQFKMAPDDLDMHVIYDVSHNIAKSEEHIVDGKLKTLLVHRKGSTRAFPPHHPLIPVDYQLTGQPVLIGGTMGTCSYVLTGTAQGMTETFGSTCHGAGRALSRAKSRRNIDYKEVLNKLDTMGISIRVASPKLVMEEAPESYKNVTDVVNTCHEAGISKKTVKLRPIAVIKG, from the exons ATGGTGGTTAGATCATATAATGAAGAATTGAAGTATTTGGAGAAAATTAACCCATATTGTTGGAGAATCAAGAAGGGATTCCAACCTAACATGAATGTGGAAGGTGTATTTTACGTGAACGAGCACCTGGAAAAATTGATGTTGGAGGAGTTGAGGAACTCATGTCGACCTGGGATGACCGGCGGTTTTCTTCCCGGCGTGAAGCAAATAGCAAATGTGGCGGCTTTACCGGGGATCGTGGGCCGGTCGATAGGCTTGCCGGATGTACATTCTGGATATGGTTTCGCCATAG GAAATATGGCAGCCTTTGATATGTCTGACCCAAAATCAATTGTATCCCCTGGTGGAGTAGGTTTTGATATCAACTGTGGTGTGCGTCTTGTCAGGACTAATTTACAGGAAAAGGATGTATTGCCAGTTAAG GAGCAGTTGGCTCAAAGCCTATTTGACCACATCCCAGTGGGAGTGGGATCCAAAGGTATCATACCTATGAATGCTCGAGACATGGAGGAAGCTCTTGAGATGGGAATGGACTGGTCACTGAGAGAAGGTTATGTTTGGGCTGAAGACAAAGAGCACTGTGAAGAATATGGACGTATGTTAAATGCTGATCCATCCAAAGTCAGTCTGAGGGCTAAGAAGAGGGGTCTACCTCAGTTGGGAACTTTGGGTGCTGGCAATCATTATGCTGAAATCCAAGTAGTGGATGAAATCTATGATAAATATGCTGCGGGCAAAATGGGCCTTGAGAGAATAGGTCAAGTCTGTGTCATGATCCACTCAGGAAGCAGAGGATTTGGGCATCAGGTAGCCACTGATGCTCTTGTACAGATGGAGAAAGCTATGAAGAGAGACAATATTGAAACCAATGACAGACAGTTGGCTTGTGCAAGGATAAACTCTCCAGAAGGTCAGGACTACTTGAAGGCAATGGCAGCCGCAGCTAACTTTGCTTGGGTCAATCGCAGCTCCATGACATTCCTAACCAGGCAGGCATTTGCAAAACAGTTCAAAATGGCTCCTGATGACTTAGACATGCATGTTATTTATGATGTTTCCCACAATATTGCAAAATCTGAGGAGCACATTGTAGATGGTAAACTAAAGACACTATTGGTGCACAGGAAG ggttccacaAGAGCTTTTCCTCCACATCATCCACTCATTCCTGTGGACTACCAACTGACTGGCCAGCCTGTACTTATTGGTGGCACTATGGGCACATGCAGCTATGTACTCACTGGAACTGCACAGGGCATGACTGAAACATTTGGATCCACCTGCCATGGAGCT GGTCGTGCTCTATCCCGAGCGAAGTCTAGGCGCAACATAGACTACAAGGaagtcctaaacaaactagataCAATGGGCATTTCTATAAGAGTGGCTTCACCTAAACTAGTCATGGAAGAAGCTCCAGAATCATACAAGAATGTAACTGATGTCGTAAATACTTGCCATGAAGCTGGTATCAGCAAGAAGACAGTTAAATTAAGACCTATTGCAGTTATTAAGGGATAG
- the LOC126367428 gene encoding NADH dehydrogenase [ubiquinone] 1 beta subcomplex subunit 11, mitochondrial: MAALIKLRHMPVVQRCLWNHLNKVSRNISTSKKNSDDVKDVCDVPVKNWVSYGFHYKDQTEDTNVHNASFFFSVTLCLVFGTFMWAYAPDVHMRDWAQREAYLELRRREKLGQPVISPHYIEPEKIKLPSEEDLCGVEIII, from the coding sequence ATGGCTGCGTTGATTAAATTGCGTCATATGCCTGTTGTGCAGAGATGTCTTTGGAATCACTTAAACAAGGTTAGCCGAAATATTTCTACTTCCAAGAAGAATAGCGATGATGTGAAAGATGTATGCGACGTACCAGTGAAGAACTGGGTGAGCTATGGATTTCACTATAAGGATCAAACTGAAGACACAAACGTTCATAATGCATCGTTTTTCTTCTCTGTAACTTTGTGCCTGGTGTTCGGTACGTTCATGTGGGCCTACGCTCCGGACGTACACATGAGAGATTGGGCACAGCGAGAAGCCTACTTAGAGTTGCGCCGCCGCGAGAAGCTTGGTCAGCCAGTCATTAGCCCTCACTACATCGAACCAGAAAAAATTAAACTACCCAGTGAAGAAGATCTATGTGGAGTTGAAATCAtaatttaa
- the LOC126367426 gene encoding uncharacterized protein LOC126367426 codes for MALKIQGEAKLDSDPCVVAWDNALFVGTEDGSIKVFDAKLTPGASWAAHSVQLFALAAGNGKVYSSSNDGGIRVWTQKGEKIKELPKSEGSEGDTGILHVFGKELYAGDETGNVTVYQDDELKALYNVLEEVKDLWLEPPFLFTVRDLDVTVTEIKPDESKTRFVTRHTMEGRAPLRITGNRLLVMARGGNDLQLHDASIDTTFKKLHAVKASDMIVTSLAVSGDFAWTGGWDSSVRRWKIDGDVLQPAGELNLGSYVNGLVATAPDNVYAILTGGRIVNITAA; via the exons ATGGCTCTTAAAATTCAAGGAGAAGCAAAATTGGATTCTGATCCCTGTGTGGTGGCCTGGGACAATGCCCTCTTCGTCGGCACTGAGGATGGATCTATTAAA gtatttGATGCAAAGTTAACACCTGGTGCATCGTGGGCGGCGCATAGCGTTCAACTGTTTGCTTTAGCCGCTGGCAATGGCAAAGTGTACTCTTCATCCAATGATGGAGGTATTAGAGTATGGACTCAAAAGGGCGAGAAGATCAAAGAACTACCAAAATCTGAAGGGTCTGAAGGGGACACTGGAATTCTACATGTGTTCGGTAAAGAACTGTACGCTGGAGATGAAACTGGCAAC GTGACTGTGTATCAAGATGATGAGTTGAAAGCCCTGTACAACGTTCTGGAAGAGGTGAAAGATCTTTGGTTAGAACCGCCTTTTTTGTTCACTGTACGAGACCTGGATGTAACCGTTACTGAAATTAAGCcag ATGAATCAAAAACGCGTTTTGTTACTCGACACACAATGGAAGGGCGAGCTCCACTGAGAATAACTGGCAATCGTCTCCTGGTGATGGCGAGAGGAGGCAATGATCTGCAACTACATGATGCTTCCATTGACACTACGTTTAAAAAACTACATGCAGTTAAG GCAAGCGATATGATCGTGACGAGTCTGGCAGTGAGTGGGGACTTCGCCTGGACTGGCGGGTGGGACAGCAGCGTGCGGCGCTGGAAGATAGATGGGGACGTGCTTCAACCGGCAGGGGAACTCAACCTCGGCTCGTATGTCAACGGGTTGGTCGCCACTGCCCCCGACAACGTCTACGCCATCTTGACGGGAGGAAGAATAGTCAACATCACAGCTGCATAG